The following proteins are encoded in a genomic region of Paenibacillus sp. FSL H3-0469:
- a CDS encoding Rpn family recombination-promoting nuclease/putative transposase: MLKNKFIYWSKRYASQLNEGEKYNELKKCVTINILNYSFLKNDQYHNVFHLREDRTGLSLNDDIEFHFLELLKLDEHGVSSEGGLINWLLFLRGTDTSQWEVLKMNEPGLEKAMDTLQYLSQDSEARRLYEARQKYLHDEASMLGSAELAGIKKVAKNMLDMDIDIATIVKATGLTKQEINDLQK, from the coding sequence ATTTTAAAGAATAAATTTATTTATTGGAGTAAGCGTTATGCCAGTCAACTCAATGAGGGCGAGAAGTATAATGAGTTGAAGAAATGCGTGACAATCAATATATTGAACTATTCGTTTTTGAAAAACGATCAGTATCATAATGTATTTCATCTGCGGGAGGATCGAACGGGATTATCCTTGAATGATGATATTGAATTTCATTTCTTGGAATTGCTGAAGCTGGATGAACATGGCGTTTCCTCGGAAGGTGGATTAATTAATTGGCTGTTATTTCTAAGGGGTACTGATACATCACAATGGGAGGTGCTGAAGATGAATGAGCCGGGTTTGGAAAAAGCGATGGACACTCTGCAATATCTAAGTCAGGATTCAGAGGCCAGACGATTGTATGAAGCCAGACAGAAATATTTACACGATGAAGCCTCCATGCTTGGTAGTGCAGAGTTGGCTGGAATTAAAAAAGTGGCTAAAAATATGCTTGACATGGATATTGATATAGCAACAATTGTAAAAGCCACAGGATTAACGAAACAGGAAATCAATGATTTGCAAAAATAG
- a CDS encoding PTS transporter subunit EIIC — protein sequence MTHTGHSYYSGVRMQGDHMNVVNEETVVKPSKRSLVNIIIDGISGIFLPIVNILSAAGIMKGLLAGAVALELVSKTEGTYTVLNAMADSLFHYLPLLLAFTAARKFGANPFTAVVIGGVMLYPSLTTLFANNEIIEFMGMSIRPVNYPASAIPIILAVGLLVYVERFCVKILPEVIRSFFTPLISVVVVSSVTLLVFGPMGALAGDALADGYRTVYNFSSVGAGMVLGAVIQPMVIFGLHWSLVPLAINNISTGGSDTILALMGPAAFAQAGAALAVFIKAKDKQFRTLSLSASISALFGVTEPAMFGVNLPLRKPMIIVCCAGSIGGGMVGMFGSSAISFAFPGLATLPAYLGDGFGGFLIACATGFLIALIATLAVKLGPEPVVGEPAKS from the coding sequence GTGACTCATACGGGTCATTCGTATTACAGTGGAGTAAGAATGCAGGGGGATCATATGAACGTAGTGAATGAGGAGACAGTCGTGAAGCCATCCAAACGCAGTCTGGTCAATATCATTATTGACGGTATATCAGGTATTTTTCTTCCCATAGTTAATATATTGAGCGCGGCAGGCATCATGAAGGGGCTGCTTGCAGGTGCGGTTGCACTGGAGCTCGTCAGCAAGACGGAGGGCACCTACACGGTGCTGAATGCGATGGCGGACAGCTTGTTCCATTACCTTCCGCTGCTGCTGGCGTTTACGGCAGCCCGTAAATTCGGGGCCAATCCTTTTACTGCGGTCGTTATAGGCGGGGTTATGCTATATCCCAGTCTGACTACATTATTTGCGAACAACGAAATCATTGAGTTTATGGGCATGAGCATCAGGCCGGTGAATTATCCTGCAAGCGCTATTCCCATCATTCTGGCGGTAGGCCTGCTGGTCTATGTCGAGCGGTTCTGTGTCAAAATATTACCGGAGGTCATCCGCAGCTTCTTCACTCCGCTGATCTCTGTGGTCGTCGTCTCGTCGGTGACGCTGCTGGTATTCGGACCAATGGGGGCGCTGGCCGGAGATGCCCTGGCAGACGGGTACCGTACAGTGTACAATTTCAGTTCAGTCGGCGCCGGAATGGTGCTGGGGGCGGTCATTCAGCCGATGGTGATCTTCGGACTGCACTGGAGTCTGGTGCCGCTGGCGATCAACAACATCAGTACGGGCGGTTCAGATACGATTCTGGCTCTGATGGGTCCTGCTGCCTTCGCCCAGGCGGGAGCCGCGCTGGCGGTATTTATCAAAGCCAAAGACAAGCAGTTCCGTACCCTAAGCCTGTCGGCATCCATATCGGCCTTGTTCGGTGTAACGGAGCCTGCCATGTTCGGGGTTAATCTGCCGCTGCGTAAGCCGATGATTATTGTCTGCTGTGCAGGCTCGATTGGCGGCGGGATGGTCGGGATGTTCGGCTCGTCTGCGATTTCGTTCGCTTTTCCGGGGCTGGCTACGCTGCCTGCTTATCTGGGAGACGGGTTCGGAGGATTCCTGATCGCATGTGCTACCGGGTTCCTGATTGCGCTCATTGCTACGCTGGCGGTGAAGCTGGGACCGGAGCCGGTGGTGGGGGAACCTGCCAAGTCATAG
- a CDS encoding ABC-F family ATP-binding cassette domain-containing protein, which produces MSILNVEKLSHGFGDRAIFTDVSFRLLKGEHIGLIGANGEGKSTFMNIITGKLQPDEGKVEWAKRMRAGYLDQHAVLQQGQSIRDVLRGAFQYLFDMEQEMNDMYGKMGDVTPEELEQLLEDVGTIQDMLTSQDFYMIDAKIDETARGLGLTDIGLDKDVNDLSGGQRTKVLLAKLLLEKPDILLLDEPTNYLDEQHINWLKRYLLDYENAFILISHDIPFLNSVINLIYHMENQSLSRYVGDYEYFQQVYEAKKSQLESAFKRQQQEIADLKDFVARNKASVATRNMAMSRQKKLDKMEVIEIAKEKPKPQFNFKQGRTSGKMVFETKDLVIGYDSPLSRPLDLSMERGQKIALVGANGIGKTTLLRSILGQIQPISGTARLGDLLEIGYFEQEMKESNYNTCIEEIWNEFPSYSQFEIRAALAKCGLTTKHIESKIAVLSGGEKAKVRLCKLINRESNLLVLDEPTNHLDVDAKEELQRALKAYKGSILLISHEPEFYRDIVTDTWNCESWTTKVF; this is translated from the coding sequence ATGAGCATATTAAATGTAGAAAAGCTTAGTCACGGCTTCGGCGACCGGGCCATCTTCACGGATGTCTCCTTCCGTCTGCTGAAGGGCGAGCATATCGGTCTGATCGGCGCCAACGGTGAGGGGAAATCGACCTTCATGAACATCATTACCGGTAAGCTGCAGCCGGACGAAGGCAAGGTGGAATGGGCGAAGCGGATGCGCGCCGGTTATCTGGATCAGCATGCGGTGCTTCAGCAGGGGCAATCCATCCGGGATGTGCTGCGCGGGGCCTTCCAATATCTGTTCGATATGGAACAAGAGATGAACGACATGTACGGCAAGATGGGGGATGTGACCCCTGAGGAGCTGGAGCAGCTGCTGGAGGATGTCGGAACAATTCAGGACATGCTGACCAGTCAGGACTTCTATATGATCGATGCCAAAATCGATGAAACCGCACGCGGCCTCGGTCTGACCGATATCGGTCTGGACAAGGATGTCAACGACCTCAGCGGCGGTCAGCGGACCAAAGTGCTGCTGGCGAAGCTGCTGCTGGAGAAGCCGGACATTCTGTTGCTCGATGAGCCTACGAACTATCTGGATGAACAGCATATCAACTGGCTGAAGCGCTACCTGCTGGATTATGAGAATGCCTTCATCCTGATCTCCCATGACATTCCGTTCCTGAATAGCGTGATCAACCTGATCTACCATATGGAGAACCAGTCGTTGTCGCGTTATGTGGGCGACTATGAGTATTTCCAGCAGGTGTATGAAGCGAAGAAGTCGCAGCTGGAATCCGCGTTCAAGCGCCAGCAGCAGGAGATTGCCGATCTGAAGGATTTCGTGGCCCGCAACAAGGCCAGTGTAGCTACCCGCAATATGGCCATGTCCCGGCAGAAGAAGCTGGATAAGATGGAGGTCATCGAGATTGCCAAGGAGAAGCCGAAGCCGCAGTTCAACTTCAAGCAGGGGCGGACCTCCGGCAAAATGGTTTTTGAGACCAAGGATCTGGTCATCGGGTATGATTCCCCATTATCCCGTCCGCTGGACCTCAGCATGGAGCGGGGGCAGAAGATCGCCCTCGTCGGTGCGAACGGTATCGGTAAAACCACGCTGCTGCGCAGCATTCTTGGCCAGATTCAGCCTATCTCAGGCACAGCCCGCCTTGGCGATCTGCTGGAGATCGGGTATTTCGAACAGGAAATGAAGGAATCGAATTACAACACCTGTATCGAGGAGATCTGGAACGAATTCCCGTCCTACTCCCAATTCGAGATTCGTGCAGCGCTGGCGAAATGCGGCCTGACCACCAAGCATATTGAGAGTAAAATTGCTGTGCTGAGCGGCGGCGAGAAGGCCAAGGTACGTCTGTGCAAGCTGATTAACCGGGAGAGCAATCTGCTGGTACTTGATGAGCCTACCAACCATCTCGATGTCGATGCGAAGGAAGAATTGCAGCGCGCGCTCAAAGCCTATAAAGGCAGCATTCTGCTGATCTCCCATGAGCCTGAATTCTACCGTGATATCGTGACCGATACCTGGAACTGCGAATCATGGACGACTAAAGTCTTCTAG
- a CDS encoding iron chaperone, whose product MDVFAEYLTKIDNPVHRGTVEEVLAWVLQEFPQLEPRIAWNQPMFTDHGTYIIGFSVAKGHMAVAPEKAGMDHFEEVLKQGGVDHTKLLIRMKWTNPVDYGLLKQLIEYNIADKADCTSFWRV is encoded by the coding sequence ATGGATGTGTTTGCAGAGTATCTGACGAAGATCGATAATCCGGTTCACAGGGGAACGGTGGAGGAAGTGCTCGCCTGGGTATTGCAGGAGTTCCCGCAGCTCGAACCGAGAATTGCCTGGAACCAGCCGATGTTCACCGATCACGGAACGTACATTATCGGCTTCAGTGTTGCCAAAGGGCATATGGCTGTCGCCCCGGAAAAAGCAGGCATGGATCATTTCGAAGAGGTCCTGAAGCAAGGCGGAGTAGATCACACCAAGCTGCTGATCCGTATGAAATGGACGAATCCGGTGGATTACGGCCTGCTGAAACAGTTGATCGAGTACAATATTGCCGACAAGGCGGATTGCACAAGCTTTTGGCGGGTATAG
- a CDS encoding YcxB family protein, with translation METISFHYGRHISKVARALYFHSWKSILSIGVQAVFIVVCMILYTQNQSVILLGISITLVLTMGMSIVMRTLLLPKILSADTRYNKEFEYLFDAEGINFSPEKDASVMTWDSFTRVWENQSYYLLFHGPQEYWFVAKQSFEDAAQEHKFRAYVSDHRKISSGVIW, from the coding sequence ATGGAAACAATCAGCTTTCATTATGGACGGCATATTTCCAAGGTGGCGCGGGCATTATATTTCCACTCGTGGAAATCTATATTGTCCATTGGAGTTCAAGCGGTATTTATAGTGGTGTGCATGATTTTGTATACTCAGAACCAATCGGTCATTCTGCTCGGCATATCGATTACGCTGGTTCTGACCATGGGAATGTCAATCGTGATGCGAACCTTGCTTTTACCGAAGATATTGTCGGCAGATACAAGGTACAATAAGGAATTTGAATATCTTTTCGATGCAGAGGGAATCAATTTCAGTCCGGAAAAGGACGCATCCGTAATGACATGGGACTCCTTCACCCGGGTATGGGAGAACCAGAGCTATTATCTGCTGTTCCATGGGCCGCAGGAGTATTGGTTCGTTGCGAAGCAATCGTTCGAGGATGCCGCACAGGAGCATAAATTCAGAGCGTATGTGTCAGATCACCGCAAGATTAGCAGTGGCGTGATTTGGTGA
- a CDS encoding VOC family protein, whose product MRVTGFSHITLLVRDLQASLEFYHGILGMNVRHHGRIDAYLEWGSAWVCLLERTVTKEPLGGFAGMDHVAFYIAEDDFKEAVAILNTHHVEIVRGPVQRGTGWSVNFLDPDGIQLELHTSTLDERMKVWR is encoded by the coding sequence ATGAGAGTCACCGGATTCAGTCACATCACACTTCTGGTAAGGGATCTTCAGGCTTCATTAGAGTTTTATCATGGTATTCTGGGGATGAACGTTAGACATCATGGCCGAATAGATGCCTATTTGGAATGGGGCAGCGCTTGGGTCTGTCTGCTTGAACGAACGGTTACCAAGGAGCCTTTAGGCGGATTCGCCGGGATGGATCACGTAGCTTTTTATATTGCAGAGGATGATTTCAAGGAAGCTGTAGCTATTTTAAACACGCATCACGTTGAGATCGTCAGAGGACCTGTTCAGCGGGGAACCGGCTGGTCGGTGAATTTCCTGGACCCGGATGGGATTCAGCTGGAGCTGCATACTTCCACTCTGGATGAACGGATGAAGGTCTGGCGTTAG